A stretch of DNA from Phycisphaerae bacterium:
GCCGGTCATGCGGCCGCGGATGTTTTATTTTCCCCGCGTTTTCAAGTCGCTGGACGCGCATTGGTACGCCCAGGCGCTGGCCCGCGGCATTGACGAGGTGCGCCGGGAAACGCCGATCGACCTGATCGACGCCCATTTTGAGTGGCCCGACGGTGTGGGGGCGTGGCGAGTCGCGCGAAAGCTAGGGCTTCTCTTCGTCTGCACGCTGCGCGGAAAACTCGTCAGCCAGATTGCAAATGCGTCCAAGCGGCGGCAGATTATTGAGATGCTTCGCGGGGCGGACGGGCTTATAGCCGTCTCGCAATCCCTGGCGGATTTAGCCTGTCAGGTAGCCGGCAAAACCCTCGATGTTCGGGTCATTCCCAATGGCGTCGATGCTGAGGTGTTTCACTGCTATGGCGATGCTCCCGATGCCACGGCCGTATCGCCCGTCGCCCGCCGCGAGTTGGGCTGGTACCCCGGCGTAAAATACGTCGTCTCGGTCGGCCACCTCCAGGCGCTCAAGGGCTTCGACCGGCTGGTGGCGATGTGGCCGCGCGTGCGACAGGTCTTCGGCGATGCGCGGCTGGTGCTGGTCGGTGGGGCCGCGGGTGAGCCCGCCTATGAGCGGCGGATTCGCGAACAAATCGAAACTTCGGGGATGCCGACCGGCGCAATCACGCTGGCCGGTCGCGTTCCGCCCGAAACCGTCGCACAGATGCTCAACGCGGCCGACCTATTCGTCCTAGCGACTCGCTCCGAGGGTTGGTGCAACGCCATCGCCGAGGCGCTGGCCTGCGGCTGCCCGGTCGTGGCGACAGACGTGGGCGGCAACCGCGAGGTCTTGAATGACTGGGGCTTGGGCTGGGTCGTGCCGTTGGACAACGAGGAGGCTTTTTTTGAGCGCGTCTGCCAGGGGCTGCGCGAGCCCAGGGATCGCCGCCGCATCGCCGAGATCGGCGGGCGGCGGAGTTGGCAACAGGTGGCCCGGGAATGCGTCGATGTATTCCAGGAAGTACTTGGGGAAAAGCAGAAAAGTCAAAAAGTCAAAACGTCAACATGATCGAAGGTCGCAATATCGTCTGCATCGCGAGCAACTGGGCGGCGGATCCGACGAGCAAACACCACATCATGCGGCTCGTGGCCGAGCGGAACGAGATCGTGTGGGTGAATTACCACGGTTCGCGGCGGCCGCGGGCCAGCGCG
This window harbors:
- a CDS encoding glycosyltransferase is translated as MAILSTTLCYPHADAPTQGIFVQRRLRAISEIMPVRVVAPVPWFPGLVGAPSENIVRTELPPVMRPRMFYFPRVFKSLDAHWYAQALARGIDEVRRETPIDLIDAHFEWPDGVGAWRVARKLGLLFVCTLRGKLVSQIANASKRRQIIEMLRGADGLIAVSQSLADLACQVAGKTLDVRVIPNGVDAEVFHCYGDAPDATAVSPVARRELGWYPGVKYVVSVGHLQALKGFDRLVAMWPRVRQVFGDARLVLVGGAAGEPAYERRIREQIETSGMPTGAITLAGRVPPETVAQMLNAADLFVLATRSEGWCNAIAEALACGCPVVATDVGGNREVLNDWGLGWVVPLDNEEAFFERVCQGLREPRDRRRIAEIGGRRSWQQVARECVDVFQEVLGEKQKSQKVKTST